From one Microbacterium sp. 10M-3C3 genomic stretch:
- the recN gene encoding DNA repair protein RecN: MIEEMRLRDLGVIAEATLPIGAGFTAVTGETGAGKTMVVTGLGLLLGQRADSGAVRAGADAASVEGVWIVPEDGPVVARVREAGGDVEAIGGGRAELYLGRTVSSEGRGRATVGGRTAPAGVLADLADHLVVVHGQSDQLRLRSGAAQRDAVDRFGGAAVATARTAYRAAWDRWRALDDELRTLEADRDQRAREADDLRARIAEIEAAAPVAGEDAELDARAERLAHAEELRAAASTAHEALSSEAGAPDVSGLLADARRPLERVSGSDATLGRLADEIADLGYRAADLAGALSGYLADLDETGPHELAAVEERRAVLAALVRVHGSVDAALDLLETGSARLAELDDDGDRIERLTHERADAAAELDAAADALTAARTVAATRLAEAVTEELHALALPDAVLTVAVNPATPSAAGRDDVTILLAPHPGADPRPVARGASGGELSRVMLAIEVVLAAVDPVPTFVFDEVDAGIGGAAAIEVGRRLARLAESSQVIAVTHLAQVAAFAGNHLSVVKGTDGAVTASSVRRLEGAEREAEMARLLSGMPDSEAALTHARELLETARPVTDPRLLG; encoded by the coding sequence GTGATCGAGGAGATGCGACTGCGGGATCTCGGGGTCATCGCCGAGGCGACGCTGCCGATCGGCGCGGGCTTCACGGCGGTCACCGGCGAGACCGGCGCGGGCAAGACGATGGTCGTGACGGGCCTCGGCCTCCTCCTCGGACAGCGCGCCGACTCGGGCGCCGTGCGCGCGGGGGCGGATGCCGCGTCGGTCGAGGGCGTGTGGATCGTGCCCGAGGACGGACCGGTGGTCGCGCGTGTGCGCGAGGCGGGCGGCGACGTCGAGGCGATCGGCGGCGGCCGCGCCGAGCTGTACCTCGGCCGGACGGTGTCGAGCGAGGGCCGCGGCCGGGCGACCGTCGGCGGCCGCACGGCGCCCGCGGGCGTGCTCGCCGACCTCGCCGACCACCTCGTCGTCGTGCACGGCCAGTCCGATCAGCTTCGGCTGCGCTCGGGCGCCGCGCAGCGCGACGCGGTCGACCGCTTCGGCGGGGCCGCGGTCGCCACGGCCCGCACCGCGTACCGTGCGGCGTGGGACCGCTGGCGCGCGCTCGACGACGAGCTCAGGACCCTCGAGGCCGATCGCGACCAGCGCGCGCGCGAGGCGGACGACCTCCGCGCGCGCATCGCCGAGATCGAGGCCGCCGCGCCCGTCGCGGGGGAGGACGCCGAGCTCGACGCGCGCGCGGAGCGGCTCGCCCACGCGGAGGAGCTGCGCGCCGCCGCGTCCACCGCACACGAGGCACTCTCGAGCGAGGCCGGCGCGCCCGACGTGTCTGGACTGCTCGCCGACGCGCGCCGCCCCCTCGAGCGGGTGAGCGGCAGCGACGCCACCCTCGGACGGCTGGCTGACGAGATCGCCGACCTCGGCTACCGCGCGGCCGACCTCGCCGGCGCGCTGTCGGGCTACCTCGCGGACCTCGACGAGACGGGCCCGCACGAGCTGGCCGCCGTCGAGGAGCGCCGCGCCGTGCTGGCCGCGCTCGTGCGCGTCCACGGCAGCGTGGACGCCGCACTGGACCTCCTCGAGACCGGGTCGGCGCGCCTGGCCGAGCTCGACGACGACGGCGACCGGATCGAGCGCCTCACGCACGAGCGGGCCGATGCGGCGGCGGAGCTCGACGCGGCGGCCGACGCGCTCACGGCGGCCCGCACGGTCGCGGCGACGCGCCTGGCGGAGGCCGTCACCGAGGAGCTGCACGCGCTCGCGCTTCCGGACGCGGTGCTCACCGTCGCGGTGAACCCCGCAACGCCCAGCGCCGCGGGACGCGACGATGTCACGATCCTGCTGGCGCCGCATCCGGGCGCCGACCCGCGACCGGTCGCACGCGGCGCATCCGGCGGCGAGCTCAGCCGCGTCATGCTCGCGATCGAGGTCGTGCTCGCCGCCGTCGACCCCGTGCCGACCTTCGTGTTCGACGAGGTCGACGCCGGCATCGGCGGCGCCGCCGCGATCGAGGTGGGCCGGCGCCTCGCGCGCCTGGCCGAATCGTCGCAGGTGATCGCCGTGACGCACCTCGCGCAGGTGGCCGCGTTCGCGGGCAACCACCTGTCGGTCGTCAAGGGCACCGACGGCGCGGTCACGGCCTCGAGCGTGCGGCGGCTGGAGGGCGCCGAGCGCGAGGCGGAGATGGCCCGGCTGCTGTCGGGGATGCCCGACTCGGAGGCCGCCCTCACGCACGCCCGAGAACTGCTCGAGACCGCTCGCCCGGTGACCGACCCCCGACTGTTAGGATAG
- a CDS encoding NUDIX hydrolase, giving the protein MDAADLRDEPVEADVVGSDLVYEGRVWNVRSDTVRYGDGEMVRQYVEHPGAAAVVAIDDDGRVVLIQQYRHPIRSRDWEIPAGLLDVAGEEPARAAERELAEEVDLVAERWQHLVSIRTTPGGNDEVVHIYLARGLSDAPRAFDREDEEADMRVVRVPLADVVDGILAGRLGNGILTAGVLAAAEVLRRESDGR; this is encoded by the coding sequence GTGGACGCCGCCGACCTGCGGGACGAGCCGGTGGAGGCCGACGTCGTCGGGAGCGACCTCGTGTACGAGGGGCGCGTGTGGAACGTGCGCTCCGACACCGTGCGCTACGGCGACGGCGAGATGGTGCGTCAGTACGTCGAGCACCCGGGCGCCGCGGCGGTCGTCGCGATCGACGACGACGGCCGGGTCGTGCTCATCCAGCAGTACCGTCACCCGATCCGCAGTCGCGATTGGGAGATCCCCGCGGGCCTGCTCGACGTCGCGGGGGAGGAGCCGGCCCGCGCGGCCGAGCGCGAGCTCGCCGAGGAGGTCGACCTCGTCGCCGAGCGCTGGCAGCACCTCGTCTCGATCCGCACCACCCCCGGCGGCAACGACGAGGTCGTGCACATCTACCTCGCCCGGGGGCTCTCGGATGCACCGCGCGCCTTCGACCGCGAGGACGAGGAGGCCGACATGCGGGTCGTCCGCGTGCCCCTCGCCGACGTGGTCGACGGCATCCTCGCCGGACGCCTGGGGAACGGGATCCTCACCGCCGGCGTGCTCGCGGCCGCCGAGGTGCTCCGCCGCGAATCGGACGGGCGGTGA
- a CDS encoding NAD kinase, with amino-acid sequence MSSSERNILLVVHARREDTVEAASRVISELRAAGARAVLSVDDYDELAGVLELGDVGRLGVDTALDEVELAIVLGGDGTILRAAELVRGASAPILGINMGHVGFLAEIERDDMDDAVRRVIARDYRVEERLALSVRVKDATNDVVYETWALNEATVEKASRERMLEVVMEVDGRPLSSFGCDGVVIATPTGSTAYNFSAGGPVIWPSVEAIAVVPLSAHALFARPLVVDPDAAVAIEVLERTSGGGVLWCDGRRSHDLPPGARVVARRSSRPVRLARLHPAAFTDRLVRKFRLPVEGWRGPDGAVP; translated from the coding sequence ATGAGCTCGAGCGAACGCAACATCCTGCTGGTCGTGCACGCGCGCCGCGAGGACACCGTCGAGGCGGCGAGCCGAGTGATCTCCGAGCTGCGCGCCGCGGGTGCCCGGGCCGTGCTGTCGGTCGACGACTACGACGAGCTCGCGGGCGTCCTCGAGCTGGGCGACGTCGGCCGCCTCGGTGTCGACACCGCGCTCGACGAGGTCGAGCTCGCGATCGTGCTCGGCGGCGACGGCACGATCCTCCGCGCGGCGGAGCTCGTGCGCGGCGCGTCGGCACCGATCCTCGGCATCAACATGGGCCACGTCGGCTTCCTCGCCGAGATCGAGCGCGACGACATGGACGACGCGGTGCGCCGCGTCATCGCGCGCGACTACCGCGTCGAGGAGCGGCTCGCGCTCTCGGTGCGGGTGAAGGATGCGACGAACGATGTCGTCTACGAGACGTGGGCCCTCAACGAGGCGACCGTCGAGAAGGCCAGCCGTGAGCGCATGCTCGAGGTGGTCATGGAGGTCGACGGACGACCGCTGTCGTCGTTCGGCTGCGACGGGGTCGTGATCGCGACGCCGACGGGCTCGACCGCGTACAACTTCTCCGCGGGCGGCCCCGTCATCTGGCCGAGCGTCGAGGCGATCGCTGTGGTGCCGCTCTCGGCGCACGCCCTGTTCGCCCGCCCTCTCGTCGTCGATCCCGACGCCGCCGTCGCGATCGAGGTGCTCGAGCGCACGAGCGGCGGCGGCGTGCTGTGGTGCGACGGCCGTCGCTCGCACGACCTGCCGCCCGGTGCGCGCGTGGTCGCGCGGCGCTCGAGCCGTCCCGTGCGCCTGGCCCGGCTGCATCCGGCCGCCTTCACCGATCGGCTCGTGCGGAAGTTCCGGCTGCCGGTCGAGGGGTGGCGCGGACCCGACGGGGCCGTGCCGTGA
- a CDS encoding TlyA family RNA methyltransferase, whose translation MTSRLDAAVAARGLARSRTHAAQLIADGRVRVDGRPVVKPSAPVAEDVRIEVDLDDAYVSRAARKLVAGLDAFGIPVAGRLALDLGASTGGFTQVLRERGAAPVLAVDVGHGQLSPLVAADPDVISVEGFNVRYMDRAALAAATGVGEQPDVVTGDLSFISLTHVLPAVAEVAAPGADIVLLVKPQFEVGRTAVRGGLVTDPTLRADALERVLWSAWDVGLRTAGIVASPLPGTHGNREFVVHLSATAGGDPSEWTETVNGVAAP comes from the coding sequence ATGACCTCGCGCCTCGACGCCGCGGTCGCCGCGCGAGGCCTCGCCCGATCGCGCACGCACGCGGCGCAGCTGATCGCCGACGGACGCGTGCGTGTCGACGGCCGACCGGTCGTCAAGCCCTCGGCGCCCGTGGCCGAGGACGTGCGCATCGAGGTCGACCTCGACGACGCGTACGTCAGCCGCGCCGCCCGCAAGCTCGTCGCCGGTCTCGACGCCTTCGGCATCCCGGTGGCCGGCAGGCTCGCACTCGATCTCGGCGCCTCGACGGGCGGCTTCACGCAGGTGCTGCGCGAGCGCGGCGCGGCGCCCGTGCTCGCGGTGGACGTCGGCCACGGACAGCTGTCGCCGCTGGTCGCAGCGGACCCGGACGTGATCTCGGTCGAGGGCTTCAACGTGCGCTACATGGACCGTGCGGCCCTCGCCGCCGCCACCGGCGTGGGGGAGCAGCCCGACGTCGTGACCGGCGACCTGTCGTTCATCTCCCTCACCCACGTGCTGCCCGCCGTCGCGGAGGTCGCCGCGCCCGGCGCCGACATCGTGCTGCTCGTGAAGCCGCAGTTCGAGGTCGGCCGCACGGCGGTGCGCGGCGGCCTCGTCACCGACCCGACGCTGCGCGCCGACGCCCTCGAGCGCGTGCTGTGGTCGGCGTGGGACGTCGGCCTGCGCACGGCGGGGATCGTCGCGTCGCCGCTGCCGGGCACCCACGGCAACCGCGAGTTCGTCGTCCACCTGTCCGCCACCGCCGGAGGCGATCCGTCAGAATGGACGGAGACCGTGAACGGAGTGGCCGCACCCTGA
- a CDS encoding DUF4184 family protein codes for MPFTPSHAIVALPFVRTPLVPAAIAIGAMTPDLPLFVRAVVPAYGRTHDLTWLPLTVVWALALLLVWRAVLRPAVRELSPTWLADRLPIAWDAGAPVALRETFGGRRGRPSVSTVGLVLVSLALGVVTHIVWDLFTHEGRAGSELLPALAGMWGPLPGCTWLQHGSSILGLAVLAACGGVWLRGRRPEGRVRRVLPPAVRVVWWASLPAVLVVACVVGLAVWGPLAGAFTPAHLAYRVLPPACALWGGATLALAVLVQALRAPLAHERR; via the coding sequence GTGCCGTTCACGCCGAGCCACGCGATCGTCGCCCTGCCGTTCGTCCGCACGCCGCTCGTGCCGGCCGCGATCGCGATCGGCGCGATGACCCCCGACCTGCCCCTGTTCGTGCGGGCCGTCGTGCCCGCCTACGGGCGCACCCACGATCTCACGTGGCTGCCGCTCACGGTGGTGTGGGCGCTCGCGCTCCTGCTCGTGTGGCGCGCGGTGCTGCGGCCGGCCGTGCGTGAGCTGTCTCCGACGTGGCTCGCCGACCGGTTGCCGATCGCGTGGGACGCGGGTGCGCCGGTCGCGCTGCGCGAGACCTTCGGAGGGCGGCGCGGCCGGCCGTCGGTCTCGACGGTGGGGCTCGTGCTGGTCTCGCTCGCGCTGGGAGTCGTGACGCACATCGTGTGGGACCTGTTCACGCACGAGGGGCGGGCCGGCAGCGAGCTGCTTCCGGCACTCGCCGGCATGTGGGGACCGCTGCCCGGCTGCACATGGCTGCAGCACGGGTCGAGCATCCTCGGGCTCGCGGTCCTCGCGGCGTGCGGAGGGGTCTGGCTGCGGGGGCGGCGGCCGGAAGGCCGCGTGCGTCGCGTGCTTCCGCCCGCGGTCCGCGTGGTGTGGTGGGCGTCGCTTCCCGCCGTGCTCGTCGTCGCGTGCGTCGTCGGCCTCGCGGTGTGGGGACCCCTCGCCGGTGCGTTCACCCCGGCCCATCTCGCGTATCGGGTTCTCCCGCCGGCGTGCGCGCTGTGGGGAGGGGCGACCCTGGCGCTGGCCGTGCTCGTACAGGCCCTGCGCGCCCCGCTGGCGCACGAACGCCGCTGA
- a CDS encoding HAD-IIA family hydrolase has translation MVILRRGRTPAPLEGVDVVLADLDGVVYAGPGAIPHAVESLSRAASEGRTLGFITNNASRTDASVAAHLVELGLTVRPEQVVTSPQAAVRLLRERIAPPAVVLVVGGEGLVVELERAGYTVTRSAEDAPAAVVQGFAPDVGWSQLAEAAYALQTPEDEGGIPWIATNTDWTIPQARGIAPGNGTLVSAVHTAVGRLATVAGKPETPIFAEAVARFGARSPLFIGDRLDTDIQGASRAGLRSALVLTGIDRPKHVLAAGPDARPDFLLSDLRELSEPYPATVVSGTRTTVGRSTVEIDGPDLRVVSPGDRPIDLLRAAAAAVWSSGRAIFGFRVDERLYADPFRRV, from the coding sequence ATCGTGATCCTGCGTCGCGGACGCACGCCCGCGCCTCTCGAGGGCGTCGACGTCGTCCTCGCGGACCTCGACGGTGTCGTCTACGCCGGCCCCGGCGCGATTCCGCACGCGGTGGAGTCGCTGTCGCGGGCGGCGTCGGAGGGGCGGACGCTCGGCTTCATCACCAACAATGCGTCGCGCACTGACGCGTCCGTGGCCGCCCACCTCGTGGAGCTCGGCCTGACGGTGCGCCCCGAGCAGGTCGTCACCAGTCCGCAGGCCGCGGTGCGCCTGCTGCGCGAGCGGATCGCCCCGCCGGCGGTGGTGCTCGTCGTGGGCGGGGAAGGGCTTGTTGTGGAGCTCGAGCGCGCGGGCTACACCGTGACGCGCAGCGCCGAGGACGCGCCGGCCGCGGTCGTGCAGGGATTCGCCCCCGATGTCGGCTGGTCGCAGCTGGCCGAAGCCGCCTATGCGCTGCAGACGCCCGAGGACGAGGGCGGCATCCCGTGGATCGCCACGAACACCGACTGGACGATCCCGCAGGCGCGCGGCATCGCGCCGGGCAACGGCACGCTCGTCTCGGCCGTGCACACCGCGGTGGGTCGCCTCGCGACCGTCGCGGGAAAGCCCGAGACGCCGATCTTCGCCGAGGCCGTCGCGCGCTTCGGAGCACGGTCGCCGCTGTTCATCGGCGACCGGCTCGACACCGACATCCAGGGCGCTTCGCGGGCGGGGCTGCGCTCCGCGCTCGTGCTGACGGGCATCGACCGCCCCAAGCACGTCCTCGCGGCCGGTCCCGACGCGCGTCCCGACTTCCTGCTGTCCGACCTCCGGGAGCTGTCCGAGCCGTACCCGGCGACGGTCGTGTCGGGCACGCGCACGACCGTGGGGCGCTCCACCGTCGAGATCGACGGTCCCGATCTGCGTGTCGTGTCGCCCGGTGATCGGCCGATCGACCTGCTGCGCGCGGCCGCGGCCGCCGTCTGGTCGTCCGGACGGGCGATCTTCGGCTTCCGCGTCGACGAGCGCCTGTACGCCGACCCGTTCCGGCGCGTGTAG
- a CDS encoding CTP synthase has product MQTSSAAGSETTDKPSFTTKHIFVTGGVVSSLGKGLTAASLGNLLTARGLRVVMQKLDPYLNVDPGTMNPFQHGEVFVTDDGAETDLDIGHYERFLDIDLSQAANVTTGQIYSQVIARERRGEYLGDTVQVIPHITDEIKRRMRLQASEDPQPDVIITEIGGTVGDIESQPFIESARQIRHELGRKNVFFVHVSLVPFMGASGEQKTKPTQHSVATLRSIGIQPDALVLRSDRPVTDANKRKIALMCDVDEDAVVNAIDVPSIYDIPTMLHDQGLDDYIVRALDIDRAAAVDWTRWDRVLQAVHNPKHEVTIGLVGKYIDLPDAYLSVTEALKAGGFAHETHVKITWIPSDLCETPEGAAKALGALDGIVIPGGFGIRGIEGKVGALKFAREQGIPTLGICLGLQCIVIEYARHVAGIEDASSSEFDPDTPHPVVATMAEQVDILDRGDLGGTMRLGLYPADLAPGSIAAEVYGASRVSERHRHRYEVNNGYREQIGDAGLVFSGLNPDLGLVEYVELPRDVHPYYIATQAHPELRSRPTAPHPLFRGLIGAALDRHRASELFDVEQA; this is encoded by the coding sequence ATGCAGACTTCCTCCGCCGCGGGATCCGAGACCACCGACAAGCCCTCTTTCACCACGAAGCACATCTTCGTCACGGGCGGTGTCGTCTCCTCGCTCGGCAAGGGTCTGACCGCCGCGAGCCTCGGGAACCTCCTCACCGCGCGCGGTCTGCGCGTCGTGATGCAGAAGCTCGACCCGTACCTGAACGTCGACCCCGGGACCATGAACCCGTTCCAGCACGGCGAGGTCTTCGTCACCGACGACGGCGCCGAGACCGACCTCGACATCGGTCACTACGAGCGCTTCCTCGACATCGACCTGTCGCAGGCCGCGAACGTCACGACCGGCCAGATCTACTCGCAGGTCATCGCGCGCGAGCGCCGCGGCGAGTACCTCGGCGACACCGTGCAGGTCATCCCGCACATCACCGACGAGATCAAGCGCCGCATGCGCCTGCAGGCGAGCGAGGACCCGCAGCCCGACGTCATCATCACCGAGATCGGCGGCACCGTCGGCGACATCGAGTCGCAGCCGTTCATCGAGTCGGCGCGGCAGATCCGCCACGAGCTCGGCCGGAAGAACGTGTTCTTCGTGCACGTCTCGCTCGTGCCCTTCATGGGCGCGTCGGGCGAGCAGAAGACCAAGCCCACGCAGCACTCCGTCGCGACGCTGCGCTCGATCGGCATCCAGCCCGACGCGCTCGTGCTGCGCAGCGACCGCCCCGTCACCGACGCGAACAAGCGCAAGATCGCCCTCATGTGCGACGTCGACGAAGACGCGGTCGTCAACGCGATCGACGTGCCGAGCATCTACGACATCCCGACGATGCTGCACGACCAGGGTCTCGACGACTACATCGTGCGCGCGCTGGACATCGACCGTGCCGCCGCGGTGGACTGGACGCGCTGGGACCGCGTCCTGCAGGCGGTGCACAACCCCAAGCACGAGGTCACGATCGGACTCGTCGGGAAGTACATCGACCTCCCCGACGCGTACCTGTCGGTGACGGAGGCCCTCAAGGCCGGCGGCTTCGCCCACGAGACGCACGTGAAGATCACGTGGATCCCCTCGGACCTGTGCGAGACGCCGGAGGGCGCCGCGAAGGCACTCGGCGCGCTCGACGGCATCGTCATCCCCGGCGGCTTCGGCATCCGCGGCATCGAGGGCAAGGTCGGCGCGCTGAAGTTCGCCCGCGAGCAGGGCATCCCGACCCTGGGCATCTGCCTGGGCCTGCAGTGCATCGTCATCGAGTACGCGCGCCACGTCGCCGGCATCGAGGACGCCTCCTCGAGCGAGTTCGACCCCGACACCCCCCACCCCGTCGTCGCCACGATGGCCGAGCAGGTCGACATCCTCGACCGCGGCGACCTCGGCGGCACGATGCGCCTGGGCCTCTACCCGGCCGACCTCGCGCCCGGCTCGATCGCGGCGGAGGTGTACGGCGCATCGCGGGTGTCGGAGCGCCACCGCCACCGCTACGAGGTCAACAACGGCTACCGCGAGCAGATCGGCGACGCGGGCCTGGTGTTCTCGGGTCTCAATCCCGACCTCGGCCTCGTCGAGTACGTCGAGCTGCCGCGCGACGTGCACCCGTACTACATCGCCACCCAGGCGCACCCCGAGCTGCGCTCACGGCCTACGGCGCCGCATCCGCTGTTCCGCGGACTCATCGGCGCGGCGCTCGACCGCCACCGCGCCAGCGAGCTCTTCGACGTCGAGCAGGCCTGA
- a CDS encoding SatD family protein, which produces MSVVVIADIIGSRRLESRSDAQRRLEAVIAAVEADRPLATQPLTSTVGDELQAVYDALENALTAILLLQLALPDDIRCRYGIGVGEIAPVDSRAGERTDGPGWWAARAAIERVHALQQRAAPSARTWVAAAEGEDAAMAPTIALANAYALARDQLVAGMTERTRRLVYGRCLGRTQAALAAEEGITQSAVSQALAGAGAGALLTGLDLLERAS; this is translated from the coding sequence ATGAGCGTTGTCGTGATCGCAGACATCATCGGCTCCCGTCGCCTGGAGAGCCGATCCGACGCGCAGCGCCGACTCGAGGCCGTGATCGCCGCCGTGGAGGCCGACCGCCCGCTCGCGACGCAGCCGCTCACCTCCACGGTCGGCGACGAGCTCCAGGCGGTGTACGACGCCCTCGAGAACGCGCTCACCGCCATCCTGCTCCTCCAGCTCGCTCTGCCCGACGACATCCGGTGCCGTTACGGGATCGGCGTCGGCGAGATCGCGCCGGTGGACTCGCGCGCGGGCGAGCGCACCGACGGCCCGGGATGGTGGGCCGCTCGCGCGGCGATCGAACGCGTGCACGCCCTGCAGCAGCGCGCCGCGCCGAGCGCGCGCACGTGGGTCGCCGCCGCCGAGGGGGAGGATGCCGCCATGGCCCCCACGATCGCCCTCGCCAACGCGTACGCGCTCGCGCGCGACCAGCTCGTCGCGGGCATGACCGAGCGCACCCGCCGGCTCGTGTACGGCCGATGCCTCGGACGCACGCAGGCGGCGCTCGCCGCCGAGGAGGGCATCACGCAGTCGGCAGTATCGCAGGCGCTCGCCGGCGCCGGCGCGGGTGCGCTGCTCACGGGGCTCGACCTCCTGGAGCGCGCGTCGTGA
- the tyrS gene encoding tyrosine--tRNA ligase: protein MSDLRQEQALRALAPVNDPSFEDVWEELVWRGLVHVSTDAAALKELLAGPPAVFYCGFDPTAPSLHLGNLVQLLVMRRLQLAGHRPLGLVGGSTGLIGDPRPTAERTLNTPETVAEWVGRLRGQVERFLSFDGDSAARIVNNLDWTAPLSAIDFLREIGKHYRVGTMLKKDAVAARLNSDAGISYTEFSYQILQGLDYLELHRAYGCVLQTGGSDQWGNLTSGVDLIHRVEGVSVHALGTPLITNSDGSKFGKSEGNAIWLDADMCSPYAFYQFWLNTLDDDVVARLKIFTFLSRDEIAHYEQLVRDEPFRRAAQRRLAEEVTAFVHGEAAMRAVAAASEALFGAGDLTVLDPGTLRSALSELPHAEVTAGTPVLDALVATGLVSSLSEGRRAIAQGGVSLDGARVESDGAVVSGSLPGGVSVLRRGKKTLAGLFVG, encoded by the coding sequence GTGTCAGATCTGAGGCAGGAGCAGGCGCTCCGGGCGCTCGCCCCCGTCAACGACCCGAGCTTCGAGGACGTGTGGGAGGAGCTCGTCTGGCGCGGGCTCGTGCACGTGTCGACGGATGCGGCGGCGCTGAAGGAGCTCCTGGCGGGGCCGCCCGCGGTCTTTTACTGCGGCTTCGATCCGACCGCCCCGAGCCTGCACCTCGGCAACCTCGTGCAGCTGCTCGTCATGCGGCGCCTGCAGCTGGCCGGCCATCGCCCCCTCGGGCTCGTCGGCGGATCCACCGGCCTCATCGGCGATCCGCGGCCCACCGCCGAGCGCACGCTCAACACGCCCGAGACCGTCGCCGAGTGGGTGGGGCGGCTGCGCGGGCAGGTCGAGCGCTTCCTGAGCTTCGACGGCGACAGCGCCGCGCGCATCGTGAACAACCTGGACTGGACGGCGCCGCTGAGCGCGATCGACTTCCTCCGCGAGATCGGCAAGCACTACCGCGTCGGCACGATGCTGAAGAAGGACGCGGTCGCGGCGCGGCTGAACTCCGACGCCGGTATCAGCTACACCGAGTTCAGCTACCAGATCCTCCAAGGGCTCGACTACCTCGAGCTGCACCGCGCGTACGGGTGCGTGCTGCAGACCGGCGGCAGCGACCAGTGGGGCAACCTCACGAGCGGGGTCGATCTGATCCACCGCGTCGAGGGGGTGTCGGTGCACGCGCTCGGCACGCCGCTGATCACCAACAGCGACGGGTCGAAGTTCGGCAAGAGCGAGGGCAACGCGATCTGGCTCGACGCCGACATGTGCTCGCCGTACGCGTTCTACCAGTTCTGGCTCAACACGCTCGACGACGACGTCGTGGCGCGCCTGAAGATCTTCACGTTCCTCTCCCGCGACGAGATCGCTCACTACGAGCAGCTCGTGCGTGACGAGCCGTTCCGCCGGGCCGCGCAGCGACGACTGGCCGAGGAGGTCACGGCGTTCGTGCACGGCGAGGCCGCGATGCGCGCCGTCGCCGCCGCATCCGAAGCGCTCTTCGGCGCGGGCGACCTGACGGTCCTCGACCCCGGCACGCTCCGCAGCGCGCTGAGCGAACTGCCGCACGCGGAGGTCACGGCCGGCACGCCGGTGCTCGACGCGCTCGTCGCCACCGGGCTCGTGTCGAGTCTCAGCGAGGGTCGGCGCGCGATCGCCCAGGGCGGTGTGTCGCTCGACGGCGCACGCGTGGAGTCCGACGGCGCCGTGGTGTCGGGGTCGCTCCCGGGCGGGGTGTCGGTGCTCCGCCGCGGCAAGAAGACGCTCGCCGGGCTCTTCGTCGGCTGA